From the Macaca nemestrina isolate mMacNem1 chromosome 2, mMacNem.hap1, whole genome shotgun sequence genome, the window aaacatacaaaaaaactagccgggcaaggtggcgggcgcttgtagtcccagctactcgggaggctgaggcaggagaatggcgtaaaccagggaggcagaacttgcagtgagctgagatctggccactgcactctagcctgggcaacagagcgagactccatctcaaaaaaataataataaaaaaaattttttaaaattaaaaaatgattgttttgtttggttaaaataaaaacttgtggggtttttaatgtatttctttggTGAAAATACATTAGTTGTTTGTCTTTAATTGGATCACTTTCCCTTCTAGACTCTGAACAGGAAGTGCCTCCTGGAACCACAGAGTCGGTTCAGTCTGTGGATTACTACTGTGATAGTAAGTTCATACATGATCTTTTggtcttcatgttaaaaattgaCCGCAgttgtcaggagatcgagaccatcctggctaacatggtgaaaccctgtctgtactaaaaatacaaaaaattagccaggtgtggtggcacacacctgtaatcccagctacttgggaggctgaggcaggacaatggcgtgaacccgggaggcggagcttgcagtgagccaagatcgcaccactgcacttcagcctgggcaacagagcgagactctgtctcaaaaaaaaaaaaaaaaaaattgacctcaGTTGGAAATTTCTGTTCTACCCTTTTTTAAGGAGCAGCAGCAGCTTCAGGTTGTCCCTTAAAAGATTGGATTTTTAGAATCTTCTCCATGTCAGGGTAGAAAATACACTAGGAACATCCCAAATGGATTTATTTGTTTGTACTTGACGCTGTCTTGGAAAACATTGGTGCATTGGTGGTGGGAATGCATGTGTATGTCATTTGTCTCGTTTACCCCTAGCGATCATTCTTCGGAACATAGCTCCGCACACTGTGGTGGATTCCATCATGACAGCACTGTCTCCTTACGCGTCTTTAGCAGTCAATAACATCCGCCTCATAAAAGACAAACAGACCCAGCAAAACAGAGGCTTCGCATTTGTGCAGCTGTCTTCTGCAATGGTGAGGTTCTTATcgattctttcctttttaaaagaaacagctTTAAGAGGCAAATGTGGTTCATCCAGTTTTGAAACCATGTCTGAGGCTCCTGAAGCCCAAGATGCAAGGCTCCATAATGACAGTTTTTGCACTGCTAAATTACAGGACTGATGACTTCAGTATAGGCAACTGGCAGAATTTTTTGAGCCACAGTTTAGTCCTTTGtacttggttttttgttgttgttcttttttgggatggagtctctgtcacccaggctggagtgcagtggcaccatctcggatcactgcaacctctgcctccagggttcaagcgattctcctgcctcagcctcctgagtagctgggattacaggtgcccaccactacgcccagctaatttttgtatttttagtagagacaggtatttgccatgttggccaggctggtctcgaactcctgacttgaagtgatctgctcacctcggcctcccaaattgctagatGTACTTTGTTTTAGATTGGTTTAGCATTTGCTCTTTTGGTAATACTGGAAACCTTCACATCTTAGAGGAAAGAGGAGATATTCCTTTCTTGAGGTTTCATATCTGCAAACACAATAAggaattaattacttttttttttgtatatagaaAACTATTTCTTTGAATGGGGTAGATGGTAGGGAGAGATTTTTAATTAcattacaaatttttttcttcacattctccTTCAGGATGCTTCTCAGCTGCTTCAGATATTACAGAGTCTCCATCCTCCTTTGAAAATTGATGGCAAAACTATTGGGGTTGATTTTGCCAAAAGTGCCAGAAAGTGAGTGGCTTCATTGTCCTTGTTTCAAACTACTGCATCTGCACATCTGTACAGTGTGCTAACTGAACGCCAAGCCTGTATGTACCCCAAGTATGTTGAGACACTGTGATCTTCCCTGATTGCCAAGGCCAGGAGGGACACGTTTGTCTTCTTTTAGTGATTATTCCCTCCTATCCTCTATAATCAGTTGATGAAGTTGCCTGAAATGGTTTCAGATCAGGAGAAAGGCAAGCATGGCAGATGGGTTGAGAACACATGCTTTGCAAACTGCAGCAGTATAGTGCTAACCCATCCAGAAATAATGCATTCCTTCCAGAACAGCGTGCTAATAATTTCATGTATATAGTGCTTAACTCTAGCATTGTAAATTTCCCTTTTTTAGTATAATTGCACATcgaaaaaaatgctttattagATGGCAGGTTACAAGATAGAACAATGATACTATAGGGCCACTTGCTTACTGAGGAATTTCCCCATGAAGAGCCCTCCCACTATGAAATGTGGCCTTGCTGGCATTTGAGACCTGACAAAGGGTGGAGTGAATCAGTTTCCTTGGTGGTGTAGGGGCACTAATTGTGGGAATACTGAGATAGAATCACATGATTGGATCTTTGTGGTTTCAGAGACTTGGTCCTCTCAGATGGTAACCGCGTCAGCGCCTTCTCTGTAGCTAGTACAGCTATTGCTGCTGCTCAGTGGTCATCCACCCAGGTAAGATCGAGGATCTTTTTGCTCAAGGTagtatggtggtggtggtgcccAGATTCATAGACATGACCTCTCCTGTAGTGGTACTCGAGATAcgagctctctctttttttttttttttccgagacggagtgtcacttttgtcacccaggctggagtgcaatggtgtgatcttggctcacccacaagctccaccttccgggttcaagctattcttctgtctcagcctcttgagtagctgggattacaggcgcctgccaccacacctgcctaatttttgtattttagtagggacaggatttcaccacgttggccaggccggtcttgaactcctgacctcaggtggtccacccacctaagcctcccaaactgctgggattatagtcatgagccacggcgcccagcaaTACGAGCTTATTTTTAAGgacttctgaatttttttctttaatgcccACTAAATTTGTCTTTGTCTCATTTTGACGTTTTGTAGTCTCAAAGTGGTGAAGGAGGCAGTGTTGACTACAGTTATCTGCAGCCAGGTCAAGATGGCTATGCCCAATATGCCCAGGTAGGTAGATTTTAGCAGCATCCACCTTAGAGTCTTTCAGAGTGTGTCTGAGAATAGCAGCTTTAATGGTGGACTTTTCTTCAGTACTCACAGGATTATCAGCAGTTTTATCAACAACAAGCTGGAGGATTGGAATCTGATGCATCATCTGCATCAGGTAGTAAACTTCATCTCCCTTTTAACTTTTGTTTAAGCACTTACGGTTGAAGAAATACGATTAAATGTCCTAACTGGACCAAAAGCTACAAGCCCATTTCTCTGTAAGATTGTAGGgggcatggctgggcacggtggctcactcctgtaatcccagcactttgggaggccaaggcaggtggatcacgaggtcaggagttcaagaccagtctggccaacacggtgaaaccccatctcaactaaaactacaaaaattagccaggtgcggtggcaggcgcctgtaatcccagctactcgggaggctgagacgagagaattgcttgaacccaagcggcagagattgcagtgagccgaaattgcgccactgcactccagcctgggcgacagagtgagactccatctcagggaaaaaaaaaaagaatgtagggGGCATATTCAGGGCTGTCGTCATGTACCCAAGGTTCTGGGGAAGATTATGGTTATATGTGTACACCAAGAGTTAATACAAGGTCTTAGAGACCATGTTGTGATGAGTTTAAATTCTTGCAATTCAACTCTGTATTTCCCTTCTCTGTGTTAGGAGTCATGGGTGCCCACATAAGTTCAGGTGAGCAGAGAGGATGTGGCCCTGGAGTCTGGTGCTCAGACATCAATCAGAAGAGCCACTCTAAGAAACCttggcttggccgggcgcggtggctcaagcctgtaatcccagcactttgggaggccaagacgggcggatcacaaggtcaggagatcgagaccatcctggctaacatggtgaaaccccatctctactaaaaaatacaaaaaactagccgggcgtggtggcgggcgcctgtagtcccagctactcgggaggctgaggcaggagaatggcgtaaacccgggaggcagagcttgcagtgagctgagatccggccactgcactccagcttgggcgacagagcgagactccgtctcaaaaaaaaaagaaaccttggCTTTAATTTTTGTATCCGGATTTTAAAAGACTTGTGAGTTAAATCTTTCTCAACCCCAAAGCAGATGTAgatcctttcttctctctctctttttttttttttttttgagacggagtctcgctctgtcgcccaggctggagtgcagtggtgcaatctcggctcactgcaagctccacctcccgggttcatgccattctcctgcctcagcctcccgagtagcaactacaggcacctgccaccacgcctggctaattttttgtatttttagtagagacggggtttcaccatgttagtcaggatggtctcaatctcctgacttcgtgatccgctcacctcagcctcccaaattgctgggattacaggcgtgagccatcacgcccagcctcttctcttttcttagcCATGATACAGAATCCTTAACTTTGTGTATCACATCTagtagaattaaaagaaaatgaaaatattatagatTCCAGGGTACTTAGTGGGAATTAGCTTATGAAAAACTGACATACACAATAACAGAAGAAAGCTAGATTGGGCATTACAAATAAAGATGTTTGTGTTGGCGTTCAGTGCCTTGGCTTTCCCTAACCCTTGTGTTTATCATCAGGCACAGCAGTGACCACCACCTCAGCGGCTGTAGTGTCCCAGAGTCCTCAGCTGTATAATCAAACCTCCAATCCACCTGGCTCTCCGGTAATCCTCTTGTCCTATATACAGAACTCGTGGCTGATGGGGAAATTTTGTTTTGCTGTACAAGTATTCAAGTATTACCCTTTCCTTGTTATATGAGCCAGGATTGAGTAATACACACTTCAaccttatttctttctgttgtcttaaaatattaaccttatgatatatatgtgcatatatattttaaatataaaatttcaactGTGTATTTATACTGTATGCGTGCTTCAACTTGACCTTTAGAAAGTTGTCGccggggccgggcacagtggcttgcgcctgtaatcccagcactttgggaggccgaggcgggtggatcacaaggttaggagatcgagaccatcctggctaacgtggtgaaaccccgtctctgctaaaaataaaaaaaacattagccgggcgtggtggcaggcgcctgtagtcccagctactcgggaggctgaggcaggagaatggcgtgaacctgggaggcagagcttgcagtgagccaagatggtgccactgcactccagcctgggcgacagagcgagactccgtctcaaaaaaaaaaaaagtaagttgtcgctgggcgcggtggctcacgcctgtaatcccagcactttgggaggccaaggcgggcggatcacagagtcaggagttcaagaccagcctggccaacatggtgaaaccccgtctctactaaaaatacaaaaattagctgggcgtggtggcacatgcctgtaatcccagctacttgggaggctgaggcaggagaattgcttgaaccccggaggcggaggttgcagtgagccaagattgtgccactgcagtccagtttgggcaacagagcaagactccgtcttgaaaaacaaagcaggaaagttGTCAACATGTGTTTTGCTGAGGGATTGCCTTAGATTATTGCTACAGCGTGTCTGTCAGGGGAGCCCTTCCTTCTGGATGATTGCAGTGATTTAGCTCTCTTAAAAGGCTTTACAGTTGAAATTATATTGAAGCTGCTGTTCTTTCCAGACTGAGGAAGCACAGCCTAGCACTAGCACAAGTACACAGGCCCCAGCCGCTTCCCCTACTGGTGTAGTTCCTGGTACCAAATATGGTAAGCCAAACCTCATGGGGCTGTTGACAGTTGGAAGGTCCTAGTTGTTGTCTTTGTTTAATGAGAGTTCTCCCTTTGCGGGTGTCAGAGGGACACTTGGGGATGTGAGACAGAGAAGAAACATTAGGCCTGCTGCATCTCACTGGCTTAGAATTTGAAATAAAGCCATTTTCTTACCTGGAATGACTgtatgctggattttgtttttgcAGCAGTACCTGACACGTCCACTTACCAGTATGATGAATCTTCAGGATATTACTATGATCCGACAACAGGGCTCTATTATGACCCCAACTCGCAAGTAAATGCGCTGCTTTCCTCTTCAGTTTCACTAGAAGTATTTTAGTTTTGCGTAGTGCATTTATGAGGcgtaaaatgaaatatttcctgCAAAAGAATATATGACTCAGATTAGTTTTAACTTCTTCAAAGCCAccaaaatgtagtttttatttggagattggtaagttttaattttagggttaaaaaatgttttgaggtataatatacacacagaaaaatacacaaaacagagATGTGCAATTCTTTGAATgtttacatgtatatacatttgtatattacATGTGTATATACGCCACCCACTTATTCCCAGCCTGCCTAATCCCCATGCCCATTGCTGGTCAGTAACCTCTGTCTTCAATAACCACTATTTTGATTTCTGTTGCCATAGATTATTTTATCAAGGTACAATTTATGGAAAGACCTAGCTAGAAATTTTAAATCGTACTTTTTCTCCCTATGAATTcactattttaactttttagagTGTACAAATCAGTGGCTCCtagtatattcacagtgttgtgtaACTGTTACCACTGTGTAAtctcagaacattttcatcactccaagaAGAAACCCTGTACCTGTTAAACACTCCCCATTCTGTGCTCCCCTCCTGTAACTACtaatctactctctgtctctatggatttcctttttttttttttttttttttttgtgtgtgtgtggcacaaacttggcttactgcagcctccgcctcctgggttcaagcaatgttcctgcctcaatctcccaagtagctggtagctgggattacaagcgcccaccacacccagctaatttttgtagtcgagacagggtttcaccttgtttgccaggctggtctcgagctcctgaccttatgtgatccacctacctcggccctcagagtgccaggattacaggcatgagccactgcgctcagccctCTGTTCttgatatttcatataagtggagtcaGACAATAGATGACCTTTTGTGTCCTGCATCCTTTACTTTGGTTCCCTGTGTATTCTTAAGGGTAGAATTTAGCAGATGTATGGagtgatgttttatttttggtggcatatataacttttaaaagggaaaaacaacTTTAACACCCCATAAATAACTATTTGTGAGCGGGAGCTATATATATAGAGcagtaaaataagtatttttaacaGGAACTTGATATTGATAGGTTGTGGTTTCTGAGAGTTTGAAGTGTGAAGCTGTGTGCGACCTACCTAAGCAGGCCAAGCCTCTGCATGCCTCTTCCACTTCTCTCGTTTGTGAAGCCTGGCCATTTATTTCCCTGTCAGTTCTCTTTGGTGGCCTTAGAAGTTGTGTCTGTTAGCCACACCACCTTACCCAGAAGAGACAGACACTGTCTCCTGGGTCCCTGTTGAGTAGATAGAGTGAGCGACTAGAAAataaaggagaggaagaggataTGTGACACCTCTCCTCTGTTGCAATTCCTGTTGAGCTTGGGTCTCTTCACCAACACCTCCTTCCAGCTCTGAGGTAGTGTTTACATCCTGTGTGTGGTTGCCTGGTATCCAAAGAATTCTACGTGGATGGGCCCAATGATGAGCTGTTGTCATGGCAGATGTCTGAACTCCATGACACCCCCACCTGTTCTGGCTGCCTGGTTTACGTAAACAGTCTGTGGAACAGAGTGAGACAAATTGCTCTTTGGGTGCCCTCTAGGTAGGCCCAGGGATTAGATTAATGGGAActagactttttttatttttattttatttttatttttttgagacagagtcttactctgttgcccaggctggagtgcagtggtgcgatcttggctgcCTGTCACCCCCATCTCCCAGGTtgaagctattctcttgcctcagccttctgagtagctgggattacaggcgtgccgtcatgcccagctaatttttgtatttttagtagagatgagttttcaccatgttggccaggctggtctcgaactcctgacctcaggtgatcctcccaccgccacctcccaaagtgctaggattacaggcatgagccactgcacctggctgggaactaaactttttatttattttttttcttttttttttttttttttttcgagacggagtcttgctctgtagcccaggctggagtgcagtggccggatctcagctcactgcaagctccgcctcccgggttcacgccattctccggcctcagcctcccgagtagctgggactacagcgcccgccacctcgcctggctagttttttgtatttcttagtagagatggggtttcaccgtgttatccaggatggtcttgatctcctgacctcgtgatccacccatctcggcctcccaaagtgctgggattacaggcttgagccaccgcgcccagccggaactaaactttttaaataaaccatattctatttttattctagCAGTGTCACACCTCTTCACTAGGTGGTTCATCATGTTTACCTATACCAAGGTGTGCCAAGGGTCCTTtctgggatcttttttttttttttaacgaaatATTTATTTAATCGACTGACATAGTGGAATGTCTGcattaattgttttttctttgttgttttctagTACTACTATAATTCCTTAACCCAGCAGTACCTTTACTGGGATGGGGAGAAAGAGACCTACGTGCCAGCTGCAGAGTCTAGCTCCCACCAGCAGACAGGCCTGCCTCCTgcaaaagaggggaaagagaagaaggagaaaccCAAGAGCAAAACAGCCCAGCAGGTCAGAACATGACCCATATTTCTCTCATTGAGGTACTGGGCTGAACTCTTGGTTTGGGGGTTATAGCATTTATGTCAGTATTATTTGGATTCTTAGAAATTGGGCTCTATGTTTTATTCATACTAAGTTCTTAGAGCATTTTGCAGTTTTTTATTGTTACCATATCTTGACTGTCAGTTAACCTGTGTACTTAGGGAAAAAAGCCCTGGAAATCTCAAAGCTTTTCAAGCAGTATTTATGAATGACTTTGGTTATATGTGATAGCATCTAATGGAAATATTTGTAGGTAGAAGTAAGAGTAAAAGGGGTTTGTTACAGGGCATATAGTTGAGATAAGATCCTTAATGGCTCGTTCTCATGGCACAGGGAACTAAATGTGTTTTCGTTGGTGTTTGTTGTTTGACGTTAGATCGCCAAAGACATGGAACGCTGGGCTAAGAGTTTGaataagcagaaagaaaactttaaaaatagctttCAGCCTGTCAGTTCCttgagggaagaagaaaggagagaatctGCTGCAGCAGACGCTGGTTTTGCTCTCTTTGAGAAGAAGGTAATAGCAGGCATGGCCAGTATGTAATGATGGGAACTTACCTAAAACTTGAGGCTCATGGCTTGTCCTCTGTTTCCCAGGGAGCCTTAGCTGAAAGGCAGCAGCTCATCCCAGAATTGGTGCGAAATGGAGATGAGGAGAATCCCCTCAAAGTAAGGGAGTACCACCAGTGTTTTAAAGACCCTGTCTGTGGTTTGTGTTTCACTTTAAGGCTCAGCTGCATCTTGGCTAATGTGATGCCTACTTAAAACTGAATGTGATCTCTGTTGGTGGGTATTGGAGCAGTTTCCGCACATAGATTCCATGTTCGgggctttgttttctttctttttttttttttttttttgagatggagtctcacgctgttgcccaggctggagtgcagtggcgcgatctcggctcactgcaagctccacctcctgggttcacgccattctcctgcctcagcctcctgagtagctgggactacaggcgcccgccaccgcgcccggctaattttttgtatttttagtagagacggggtttcaccgtggtctcgatctcctgaccttgtgatccacccgcctcggcctcccaaagtgctgggattacaggcttgagccatcgcgcccggcctcggggctttgttttctgtgacagCAGATGAGATGGAGCGACAAAAGAAGCTTCAATTCCTAAGCTCAGTTAATTAAGTTTCATTGCATCTGTGAGTAGAGAGTTTTAATGGTctggaaagagaaaattaagacAAGAAAAAGCTTGTTTTACTAGATAGATACTGGTCTGGGTGGGCCAttattctgatatgttgtatttgGGATTTTTATGTGTGGTCAGTGGTTTGAAAATAGTCACTCAGTCTAGGCAACAttgcaagactttgtctctactaaaaattagaaacaaattagctgggtgtggtggcatgcatctgtaatcctagctacttgggaggctgaggtaagagaattgcttgagcccaggtgatcaaggctgcagtgagccactgcacttttgggggatcataccattgcactccagcctgggcagtgagcaagaccttgtctcattttaaaaaagaggctgggcgcggtggctcacacctgtgatcccagcactttgggaggccaaggcaggcggatcatttgaggtcaggagcttgaaaccagcctgaccaacgtggtgaaaccccatctctactaaaaatgcaacaaattagccaggggtggtggcaggcgcctgtagtcccagctacttgggaggctgagacacttgaatcacttgaacttgggagatggaggttgcagtgagccgagattacgccactgcactccagcctgggcaaaagagcgagactccatctcaaaagaaaaagaaggtagtCACCCAGGAATCCATTTCTTGGGCTCCAAGAAGGTTGGTACCAAGAGGCTGTCAGGCCTAGCACTTAAGGACCTGACTACTACATGCAGTTGACAAAATGTGATTCACTACTAAAGCGTGACATACAGTAATGAGGATTTGCTAACATTTCGGATGAGGCATTACTTTATCTAGGTACATAGCCATCGCCATCTTCCTACTGTACATTTCCAGTGACCTGCCTTCCTTTTGTCCCCAGAGGGGTCTGGTTGCTGCTTACAGTGGTGACAGTGACAATGAGGAGGAGCTGGTGGAAAGACT encodes:
- the LOC105480469 gene encoding RNA-binding protein 5 isoform X1; the protein is MGSDKRVSRTERSGRYGSIIDRDDRDERESRSRRRDSDYKRSSDDRRGDRYDDYRDYDSPERERERRNSDRSEDGYHSDGDYGEHDYRHDISDERESKTIMLRGLPITITESDIREMMESFEGPQPADVRLMKRKTGVSRGFAFVEFYHLQDATSWMEANQKKLVIQGKHIAMHYSNPRPKFEDWLCNKCCLNNFRKRLKCFRCGADKFDSEQEVPPGTTESVQSVDYYCDTIILRNIAPHTVVDSIMTALSPYASLAVNNIRLIKDKQTQQNRGFAFVQLSSAMDASQLLQILQSLHPPLKIDGKTIGVDFAKSARKDLVLSDGNRVSAFSVASTAIAAAQWSSTQSQSGEGGSVDYSYLQPGQDGYAQYAQYSQDYQQFYQQQAGGLESDASSASGTAVTTTSAAVVSQSPQLYNQTSNPPGSPTEEAQPSTSTSTQAPAASPTGVVPGTKYAVPDTSTYQYDESSGYYYDPTTGLYYDPNSQYYYNSLTQQYLYWDGEKETYVPAAESSSHQQTGLPPAKEGKEKKEKPKSKTAQQIAKDMERWAKSLNKQKENFKNSFQPVSSLREEERRESAAADAGFALFEKKGALAERQQLIPELVRNGDEENPLKRGLVAAYSGDSDNEEELVERLESEEEKLADWKKMACLLCRRQFPNKDALVRHQQLSDLHKQNMDIYRRSRLSEQELEALELREREMKYRDRAAERREKYGIPEPPEPKRKKQFDAGTVNYEQPTKDGIDHSNIGNKMLQAMGWREGSGLGRKCQGITAPIEAQVRLKGAGLGAKGSAYGLSGADSYKDAVRKAMFARFTEME